Proteins co-encoded in one Thamnophis elegans isolate rThaEle1 chromosome 1, rThaEle1.pri, whole genome shotgun sequence genomic window:
- the DIO3 gene encoding thyroxine 5-deiodinase — protein MLHSVGAQTLQALSQVAAGVLLLPRFLLTAVMLWLLDFLCIRKKLLLTAAAAAAAAPGEEQELAAEDDGDSSDGTCPPDDPPLCVSDSNRMFTLESLKAVWHGQKLDFFKAAHVGATAPNPEVVQLDGRTRLRILDYARGKRPLILNFGSCTUPPFMARLRAFERLATRFVDIADFLLVYIEEAHPSDGWVSSDAAYDIPKHQCLQDRLRAAQLMKEGAPGCPLAVDTMDNASSAAYGAYFERIYIIQERKVIYQGGRGPEGYKISELRRWLDQYKSSLRAGPSTVIVQV, from the coding sequence ATGCTACACTCCGTGGGCGCCCAAACCTTGCAAGCGCTCAGCCAGGTGGCCGCCGGCGTGCTCCTCCTGCCCCGCTTCCTCCTGACCGCTGTGATGCTCTGGCTCCTGGATTTTCTCTGCATCCGGAAGAAACTCTTGCTGACcgccgcggcggcggcggcggcggcacctGGTGAGGAGCAAGAGTTGGCGGCAGAGGACGACGGCGACTCGAGCGACGGGACCTGCCCGCCGGACGACCCTCCGCTCTGCGTCTCCGACTCGAACCGCATGTTCACGCTGGAGTCGCTCAAAGCCGTGTGGCACGGGCAGAAGCTGGACTTTTTCAAGGCGGCGCACGTCGGCGCGACGGCACCCAACCCAGAGGTCGTCCAGCTGGACGGGCGCACGCGGCTGCGCATCCTGGACTACGCCCGGGGCAAGAGGCCGCTGATCCTCAACTTCGGCAGCTGCACCTGACCGCCCTTCATGGCGCGCCTGCGCGCTTTCGAGCGCCTGGCCACGCGCTTCGTGGACATCGCCGACTTCTTGCTGGTCTACATCGAGGAGGCTCACCCTTCCGACGGCTGGGTCAGCTCGGACGCCGCCTACGACATCCCCAAGCACCAGTGCTTGCAGGACCGGCTGCGCGCGGCTCAGCTGATGAAGGAAGGCGCGCCGGGCTGCCCGCTGGCCGTGGACACCATGGACAACGCCTCCAGCGCCGCCTACGGGGCGTACTTCGAGCGCATCTACATTATCCAGGAGCGGAAGGTGATATACCAGGGCGGCCGGGGCCCCGAGGGCTACAAGATCTCCGAACTCAGGCGCTGGCTCGACCAGTACAAGAGCAGCCTCCGGGCCGGGCCCAGCACCGTCATCGTTCAGGTGTAA